One genomic window of Candidatus Marinimicrobia bacterium CG08_land_8_20_14_0_20_45_22 includes the following:
- a CDS encoding nitroreductase: protein MIELIRTRRAIRQFDQTEISLDDLLKCAECAGLAPSGENLQPLKFLLVRDRKLVEAIFPLLQWAGYIQPTGNPKPGKMPTAYFVIAVDQNVTDSSAEKDVGAAIENFILSAWSLGIGTCWIVSIDREKLRQLLQIPERLVIDSIVACGYPDETPVVEVMSDDVRYWKDESGVLHVPKRSLNDILRIDRWLD, encoded by the coding sequence ATGATTGAATTGATACGAACGCGACGTGCAATCCGGCAATTCGATCAGACTGAGATTTCACTCGACGATCTCCTGAAATGTGCAGAATGCGCCGGACTGGCGCCTTCCGGGGAAAACCTTCAACCATTGAAATTTTTGCTTGTTCGGGATCGGAAACTGGTTGAAGCAATTTTTCCTTTGCTTCAGTGGGCTGGATACATCCAACCAACAGGAAATCCAAAACCCGGAAAGATGCCGACGGCTTATTTCGTGATCGCAGTTGATCAAAATGTGACCGATTCCTCAGCGGAAAAGGATGTCGGGGCTGCCATTGAAAATTTTATTCTCTCTGCATGGAGTCTTGGTATCGGTACTTGCTGGATCGTTTCCATCGATCGCGAAAAGTTGAGGCAGTTGCTTCAGATTCCAGAACGATTGGTCATTGATTCCATCGTTGCATGCGGATATCCGGACGAAACGCCTGTTGTTGAAGTAATGTCTGATGATGTCCGATATTGGAAAGATGAATCAGGTGTTCTCCATGTACCGAAACGTTCATTAAACGATATCCTGCGAATTGATCGCTGGTTAGATTAA